A window of the Microbacterium sp. LWH13-1.2 genome harbors these coding sequences:
- a CDS encoding DUF2786 domain-containing protein, translating to MTEAKLDLIAKLLAKAESTTPEEAEALTEHAERLIVKYGIEQAQIDERRGRLGQTREQIVTERMLFRGVYAKDLREIGIGVARALGVVRPLLAEYPPITGLLLVGHASDVTQVQTLTASLEVQAMVAMRSWWLEHRDLYIGHRDGVKRRARSGFIRGFAVGAMDRIEEGRRAAVEESGTGTELVLTSRRSRVDAAVDEMTTKHSRRRRGADPGSFAHGHRSGLEAQTGGGRAVSAR from the coding sequence ATGACCGAAGCCAAACTCGACCTCATCGCGAAACTGCTCGCCAAAGCCGAGAGCACGACGCCCGAAGAGGCCGAGGCTCTGACCGAGCACGCCGAACGACTCATCGTGAAGTACGGCATCGAGCAGGCGCAGATCGATGAACGACGAGGCCGGCTGGGGCAGACTCGAGAGCAGATCGTCACCGAGCGGATGCTGTTCCGCGGCGTCTATGCGAAAGATCTCCGCGAGATCGGCATCGGCGTGGCCAGGGCGCTCGGCGTCGTGCGTCCGCTGCTCGCCGAGTATCCGCCGATCACGGGCCTGCTCCTGGTCGGGCACGCGTCCGACGTGACGCAGGTCCAGACGCTGACAGCCAGCCTGGAGGTGCAGGCGATGGTCGCGATGCGCAGCTGGTGGCTCGAGCATCGAGATCTGTACATCGGTCATCGCGACGGGGTGAAACGTCGAGCGCGCAGCGGCTTCATCCGGGGCTTCGCCGTCGGTGCCATGGATCGGATCGAAGAGGGTCGCCGCGCCGCTGTCGAAGAGAGCGGCACGGGCACCGAACTCGTGCTCACCTCGCGGCGCAGCCGAGTGGATGCCGCGGTCGACGAGATGACGACGAAGCATTCCCGACGGCGGCGCGGCGCGGATCCCGGCTCCTTCGCGCACGGTCACCGCTCGGGCCTGGAGGCGCAGACCGGCGGCGGCAGAGCGGTCTCGGCGCGATGA
- a CDS encoding TetR/AcrR family transcriptional regulator, protein MNEHRSGPVRSTAAREAILDATSRLFHNQGYDRLTIEGIAKEAGVGKQTIYRWWPSRGALIGECLAEGRLIPVDFVVPDTGDLAADVETWLRSVLSILEAPEGGALLRSLVAAATEDAGVGAHLGDSLGVEKYLTERIRGGIRDGQLAEDAPVEQLGRAILGAIIVESLGREHHDPESIVQLTRFFFSR, encoded by the coding sequence GTGAACGAGCATCGAAGCGGGCCTGTGCGCAGCACTGCTGCCCGGGAGGCGATCCTCGACGCCACCTCCCGCCTGTTCCACAATCAGGGCTACGACCGTCTGACGATCGAGGGGATCGCGAAAGAGGCCGGCGTCGGCAAGCAGACCATCTATCGGTGGTGGCCCTCGCGGGGAGCGTTGATCGGCGAGTGCCTCGCCGAGGGGCGCCTGATTCCGGTCGACTTCGTCGTGCCCGACACCGGAGACCTCGCCGCCGACGTCGAGACCTGGCTGCGCAGCGTGCTCTCGATCCTCGAGGCTCCCGAGGGCGGAGCGCTGCTGCGCTCGCTCGTCGCCGCTGCCACCGAGGATGCCGGCGTCGGCGCTCACCTCGGTGACAGCCTCGGCGTGGAGAAGTACCTCACCGAGCGCATCCGCGGGGGTATCCGCGACGGACAGCTCGCCGAAGACGCCCCTGTCGAGCAGCTCGGGAGAGCGATCCTCGGGGCGATCATCGTCGAGTCGCTGGGGCGCGAGCACCACGACCCGGAGTCGATCGTGCAGCTGACCCGCTTCTTCTTCTCGCGCTAG
- a CDS encoding helix-turn-helix domain-containing protein yields the protein MTGGDGVSISARQPTAIHSALSMLEAVAAMGAGVTARQLAEHLGMPRATTYRLLNLLVQDEYLVRTPDLTGFALGTKVALLAGSIAVERVPRAARDVLERTRASARGGIHLVLYRDGRVVIADEDPDFPLSNRLGLQHEPTRYALGLLPLVVRGEVVRGEHVADDLVTELREQGVIRTRDGQRGCLVAPITDASGALAGALSYSGPRRYIDESDSIAVSVIAAARELGPLLT from the coding sequence ATGACGGGCGGTGACGGGGTATCGATCTCGGCCCGCCAGCCCACCGCCATCCACAGTGCGCTGTCGATGCTCGAAGCCGTCGCGGCGATGGGAGCCGGTGTCACTGCGCGGCAACTCGCCGAGCATCTGGGGATGCCGCGCGCGACGACCTATCGCCTGCTCAATCTGCTGGTGCAGGACGAATACCTCGTCCGGACGCCGGATCTCACCGGTTTCGCCCTGGGCACGAAAGTGGCGTTGCTGGCCGGCAGCATCGCCGTCGAGCGCGTCCCCCGTGCCGCACGCGACGTCCTCGAGCGCACCAGGGCGAGCGCGCGGGGCGGCATCCACCTCGTCCTCTACCGCGACGGCAGAGTCGTCATCGCCGATGAGGACCCCGACTTTCCCCTCTCGAACCGGCTGGGCCTGCAGCACGAGCCCACCCGATACGCGCTGGGTCTGCTGCCACTCGTCGTGCGAGGAGAAGTCGTCCGCGGGGAGCACGTCGCCGACGACCTCGTCACCGAGCTCCGCGAGCAGGGCGTGATCCGCACTCGCGACGGCCAGCGGGGGTGTCTGGTCGCGCCGATCACCGACGCCTCCGGTGCGCTTGCCGGAGCACTGTCCTACTCGGGTCCGCGCCGATACATCGACGAGTCCGATTCGATCGCCGTCTCCGTCATCGCGGCTGCACGGGAGCTCGGGCCGCTCCTGACGTAG
- a CDS encoding APC family permease yields the protein MSALEEAIERPETVRSFAARSPLHGLDRHTVGFADVLAQSVAAIAPAAASAMAVLMVADLAGGATVLVMALATIITFLVARTINQFTRRFAASGSLYTYAARGLGTTAGLATGAAIVVGYAFISVFALLGGAHYATMLVTRLWPQLPATPIALGALVIEAAVLAIVLVRGIRLSSRVALVVELVSVALILLLLIVLLVQIGPIHPAAIFSPDDVSVAGVAGGAVLAITAFVGFESSATLGVEARSPLKNIPRAIVWSVGVAGVFYLIAGYTQIAGADAIGGTTSVALLDELASRFGLSAWAAVADVGIATSGLACAIASTTALTRIVFALARDGVAPTELGRTHRRHRTPVGAIAVAAPPITLVPIAVVAAGVSPWDAMKAVLLISASGYIVAYVLVCIAAPLFLRRIGEVTAGSVIVAVSAAAALTGCLTVYLAAEATAGNPGVWLTVGIAVIAAALIRWRRRSPMGELGRYDEPVAAHVLGGVARSGSAGDGSSSANGGEPGDADG from the coding sequence ATGTCTGCACTCGAAGAGGCGATCGAACGCCCGGAGACCGTTCGATCGTTCGCCGCCCGCTCACCGCTGCACGGACTCGACAGGCACACCGTGGGTTTCGCCGACGTCCTCGCGCAGTCGGTCGCCGCCATCGCCCCGGCTGCGGCGTCGGCCATGGCCGTGCTGATGGTCGCGGATCTGGCCGGCGGAGCGACAGTTCTCGTGATGGCCCTCGCGACGATCATCACGTTCCTGGTCGCTCGGACGATCAACCAGTTCACGCGGCGGTTCGCCGCCAGCGGCTCGCTCTACACCTATGCCGCCCGGGGGCTCGGCACGACCGCCGGGCTCGCGACAGGCGCGGCGATCGTCGTCGGGTACGCCTTCATCTCGGTCTTCGCGCTCCTGGGCGGTGCGCACTACGCGACGATGCTCGTGACCAGGCTGTGGCCGCAGCTCCCCGCGACCCCGATCGCTCTCGGCGCTCTGGTCATCGAGGCAGCGGTGCTCGCGATCGTCCTCGTGCGTGGCATCCGTCTCTCATCCCGGGTGGCTCTCGTCGTCGAACTCGTCAGCGTCGCGCTGATCCTGCTCCTTCTGATCGTGCTCCTCGTGCAGATCGGACCGATCCATCCCGCGGCGATCTTCTCGCCCGACGACGTATCGGTGGCGGGCGTCGCCGGGGGCGCAGTGCTCGCGATCACCGCGTTCGTCGGTTTCGAGAGCTCGGCGACGCTCGGCGTCGAAGCGCGCTCGCCCCTGAAGAACATCCCCCGCGCCATCGTGTGGAGCGTCGGCGTGGCCGGCGTCTTCTACCTCATAGCCGGCTACACGCAGATCGCCGGGGCAGACGCGATCGGGGGGACGACATCGGTCGCGCTCCTCGATGAGCTGGCGTCGCGTTTCGGTCTCTCCGCCTGGGCCGCCGTCGCGGACGTCGGCATCGCCACCTCGGGCCTGGCCTGCGCCATCGCATCGACGACCGCCCTCACCCGCATTGTGTTCGCACTCGCCCGCGACGGCGTGGCCCCGACCGAGCTGGGACGCACTCACCGCCGTCACCGCACTCCGGTCGGCGCGATCGCCGTCGCAGCCCCGCCGATCACCCTGGTCCCGATCGCGGTCGTCGCGGCCGGAGTGTCGCCATGGGACGCGATGAAGGCCGTCCTGCTGATCTCGGCCTCGGGCTACATCGTCGCTTACGTGCTGGTCTGCATCGCCGCGCCACTGTTCCTGCGTCGCATCGGGGAGGTCACCGCCGGATCCGTGATCGTGGCCGTCAGCGCGGCGGCGGCACTGACGGGATGCCTGACCGTCTATCTCGCCGCGGAGGCCACGGCGGGGAATCCAGGAGTCTGGCTCACCGTCGGCATCGCCGTCATCGCGGCGGCACTGATCCGGTGGCGGCGGCGCTCGCCCATGGGTGAGCTCGGGCGCTACGACGAGCCGGTCGCCGCTCACGTCCTCGGCGGCGTGGCCCGCAGCGGCAGCGCGGGCGACGGCAGCAGCAGCGCAAACGGGGGCGAACCGGGGGACGCCGACGGATGA
- the purL gene encoding phosphoribosylformylglycinamidine synthase subunit PurL yields the protein MTTAPAPAHKHVPDSVENATATPEKEQPYAALGLKDDEYARIKEILGRRPTSGELAMYSVMWSEHCSYKSSKNYLRRFGQKVSDEMKERLMVGMGQNAGVIDVGEGWAVTFKAESHNHPSFIEPFQGAATGVGGIVRDIISMGARPVAVMDALRFGAIDHPDTARVVHGVTSGISFYGNCLGLPNIGGETVFDSVYQANPLVNALAVGVLRHEDLKLANATGVGNKVVLFGARTGGDGIGGASILASDSFDSTGPTKRPAVQVGDPFAEKVLIECCLELYRDELVEAIQDLGAAGISCATSELAANGNSGMKVSLDNVLLRDPSLTAEEILMSESQERMMAIVAPEKLDAFLAVVQKWDVETSVLGEVTGDGRLIIDWQGERIVDVDPSTVAVDGPVYDRPVAYPTWIDALQADAAENLPRSNDPEVLREQFLDLVASPNLADTRWITNQYDYYVLGNTALSFPDDAGMIRVDEESGLGFAISTDANGRYCQLDPYAGAQLALAEAYRNVAVTGAVPTAITDCLNFGSPENPEVMWQFGQTVDGLADGCYELGTPVTGGNVSFYNQTGDVPIHPTPLVGVLGIIDDVSRRIPSGWQDEGQNIYLLGTTSTELSGSAWAETVHQHLGGLPPKVDLAGEKRLAGLLGAARDEWLISSAHDVSEGGLAQALAEGVSRFGVGARVWLNEIIERDGVDAASALFSESTGRVIVTVPREDDVKFRGLCEGRDYPVMRIGVTDSEGAKLEVQDVFTVPIAEIRERSQATLPAAFGPTVAEPVS from the coding sequence GTGACCACCGCCCCTGCACCTGCCCACAAGCACGTCCCCGACTCCGTCGAGAACGCCACCGCGACTCCGGAGAAGGAGCAGCCGTACGCAGCGCTGGGCCTCAAGGACGACGAGTACGCCCGCATCAAGGAGATTCTGGGCCGCCGCCCGACCTCCGGCGAGCTGGCCATGTACTCCGTGATGTGGTCGGAGCACTGCTCGTACAAGTCGTCGAAGAACTACCTGCGCCGCTTCGGCCAGAAGGTCTCCGACGAGATGAAGGAACGCCTGATGGTGGGCATGGGCCAGAACGCGGGCGTCATCGACGTCGGCGAGGGCTGGGCCGTCACCTTCAAGGCCGAGTCGCACAACCACCCGTCGTTCATCGAGCCGTTCCAGGGTGCAGCGACCGGCGTCGGCGGCATCGTCCGCGACATCATCTCGATGGGCGCACGCCCGGTCGCGGTCATGGACGCCCTGCGCTTCGGCGCGATCGACCACCCCGACACGGCCCGCGTCGTGCACGGCGTGACCAGCGGCATCAGCTTCTACGGCAACTGCCTGGGCCTTCCCAACATCGGCGGCGAGACGGTCTTCGACTCCGTCTACCAGGCCAACCCGCTCGTCAACGCGCTCGCGGTCGGCGTGCTCCGCCACGAAGACCTCAAGCTCGCGAACGCCACCGGCGTCGGCAACAAGGTCGTGCTGTTCGGTGCCCGCACGGGTGGCGACGGCATCGGCGGCGCCAGCATCCTGGCATCCGATTCGTTCGACAGCACCGGACCCACCAAGCGCCCCGCGGTGCAGGTGGGCGACCCGTTCGCCGAGAAGGTGCTCATCGAGTGCTGCCTCGAGCTGTACCGCGACGAGCTCGTCGAGGCGATCCAAGACCTGGGCGCCGCGGGAATCTCGTGCGCGACCAGCGAGCTCGCGGCCAACGGCAACAGCGGCATGAAGGTCTCGCTCGACAACGTCCTGCTGCGCGACCCCTCGCTCACGGCTGAGGAGATCCTCATGTCGGAGTCGCAGGAGCGCATGATGGCGATCGTCGCCCCCGAGAAGCTCGACGCGTTCCTCGCGGTCGTGCAGAAGTGGGACGTCGAGACGTCGGTGCTGGGCGAGGTCACCGGAGACGGCCGCCTCATCATCGACTGGCAGGGCGAGCGCATCGTCGACGTCGACCCCTCGACCGTCGCGGTCGACGGCCCGGTCTACGACCGCCCGGTCGCCTACCCGACGTGGATCGACGCACTGCAGGCGGATGCCGCCGAGAACCTGCCCCGCTCGAACGACCCCGAGGTGCTGCGCGAGCAGTTCCTCGACCTGGTCGCCTCGCCGAACCTGGCCGACACCCGCTGGATCACCAACCAGTACGACTACTACGTGCTCGGCAACACGGCCCTCTCGTTCCCCGATGACGCCGGCATGATCCGCGTCGACGAGGAGTCGGGTCTCGGCTTCGCGATCTCGACCGACGCGAACGGCCGCTACTGCCAGCTCGACCCGTATGCGGGTGCGCAGCTGGCCCTGGCCGAGGCGTACCGCAACGTCGCCGTCACCGGAGCGGTTCCCACCGCGATCACCGACTGCCTGAACTTCGGCTCTCCCGAGAACCCCGAGGTCATGTGGCAGTTCGGGCAGACCGTCGACGGTCTCGCCGATGGATGCTACGAGCTCGGCACCCCGGTCACCGGCGGCAACGTCTCGTTCTACAACCAGACCGGCGACGTGCCGATCCACCCGACCCCGCTCGTCGGCGTGCTGGGCATCATCGACGACGTCTCGCGCCGCATCCCCTCGGGATGGCAGGACGAGGGCCAGAACATCTACCTGCTCGGCACGACCTCGACCGAGCTGTCCGGTTCTGCGTGGGCCGAGACCGTGCACCAGCACCTCGGCGGACTGCCCCCGAAGGTCGACCTCGCGGGCGAGAAGCGCCTCGCAGGTCTGCTCGGTGCGGCACGCGACGAGTGGCTGATCTCGTCGGCGCACGACGTGTCGGAGGGTGGCCTCGCGCAGGCCCTCGCCGAGGGCGTCTCGCGCTTCGGCGTCGGCGCCCGCGTCTGGCTCAACGAGATCATCGAGCGCGACGGAGTGGATGCGGCATCCGCACTGTTCTCCGAGTCGACCGGTCGCGTCATCGTGACGGTCCCCCGTGAGGACGACGTGAAGTTCCGCGGACTCTGCGAAGGCCGCGACTACCCCGTGATGCGCATCGGCGTGACCGACTCCGAGGGCGCGAAGCTCGAGGTGCAGGACGTCTTCACCGTTCCGATCGCCGAGATCCGCGAGCGCTCTCAGGCCACCCTGCCGGCAGCATTCGGGCCGACGGTCGCGGAGCCGGTCAGCTGA